A portion of the Rhodococcus pseudokoreensis genome contains these proteins:
- a CDS encoding cation:proton antiporter, with protein sequence MDQLIVVIGLMLVTVLIVGLGDRFHAPWPVLLTLVTAGAAFVPGIPHVELEPELILPLFLPPLLWALARRTSWAMFVDRWKTIVVHSVGLVIVTTAAVAWTAWALVPGITLAAAIAIGAMTAPPDPVAVEAVAEPVGIPRRLVGVLQTEGLFNDAAALVAFQAALAATIAGEDLHFGFEVLHFLYTAVAAVLIGLASGWAGSWLVVRIVDVPGRSGLTLVIPFVVYLLAEEVHASGVIAVVVAAVQMSAADSEVDAEDRLASASFWHVAELLVTGIAFGLMGLEFRQIVDDAGSDLWTMVWHGVVIGVVLVVVRALWMGVTWLYIRGYEDNASSAPRTPAEAVVMTWCGMRGLVTLALALSLPVDDFPWRSEAVVIATVVLVMSMVIPGFTLPWLVKALGVAGVADAEDAEERALVERARRAALEVVTSAPTTLPPESVARLKALYDRLEEDSAPGTHSPEYSQRIEQLKTRRDELRALQRGALTAAQAEVLRARNEKGQDPHVVDRVLERLDRLSSASNTQTFHH encoded by the coding sequence GTGGATCAGCTGATCGTGGTGATCGGGCTCATGCTCGTCACAGTCCTGATCGTCGGCCTCGGTGACCGATTCCACGCGCCCTGGCCGGTGCTGCTCACGCTAGTCACCGCGGGCGCCGCGTTCGTCCCCGGCATTCCGCACGTCGAACTCGAACCCGAACTGATCCTGCCGCTGTTCCTGCCGCCGCTGCTGTGGGCGCTGGCCCGCCGGACGTCGTGGGCGATGTTCGTCGACCGCTGGAAGACCATCGTCGTCCACTCCGTCGGCCTCGTCATCGTCACGACGGCCGCGGTCGCGTGGACGGCCTGGGCGCTGGTGCCCGGCATCACCCTGGCGGCGGCCATCGCGATCGGCGCGATGACGGCACCACCCGACCCGGTGGCGGTCGAGGCCGTCGCCGAACCCGTCGGGATTCCGCGCCGGCTCGTCGGCGTCCTGCAGACGGAGGGCCTGTTCAACGACGCCGCCGCGCTGGTCGCGTTCCAGGCGGCGCTCGCCGCGACCATCGCCGGCGAAGACCTGCACTTCGGGTTCGAGGTGCTGCACTTCCTGTACACCGCGGTCGCCGCGGTGCTGATCGGTCTGGCATCCGGCTGGGCGGGGTCGTGGCTGGTGGTGCGGATCGTGGACGTCCCCGGTCGCAGCGGACTGACCCTGGTCATCCCGTTCGTCGTGTACCTGCTGGCCGAGGAGGTCCACGCGTCCGGCGTCATCGCCGTGGTGGTCGCCGCGGTGCAGATGAGCGCCGCCGACTCCGAGGTGGACGCCGAGGACCGCCTGGCCAGTGCCTCTTTCTGGCACGTCGCCGAACTGCTGGTCACCGGTATCGCGTTCGGTCTGATGGGTCTCGAATTCCGCCAGATCGTCGACGACGCCGGCAGCGACCTGTGGACGATGGTGTGGCACGGCGTCGTCATCGGGGTGGTGCTGGTGGTGGTCCGCGCGCTGTGGATGGGCGTCACCTGGCTGTACATCCGCGGCTACGAGGACAACGCGTCGTCCGCGCCCCGCACGCCCGCCGAAGCCGTGGTCATGACGTGGTGCGGGATGCGCGGACTCGTCACCCTGGCGTTGGCGCTGAGTCTGCCGGTCGACGACTTCCCGTGGCGGTCCGAGGCCGTCGTCATCGCGACCGTCGTGCTGGTGATGAGCATGGTCATTCCGGGATTCACGCTGCCGTGGCTGGTGAAGGCGCTCGGCGTCGCCGGGGTCGCGGACGCGGAGGACGCCGAGGAGCGGGCGCTGGTCGAGCGGGCCCGGCGCGCGGCGCTCGAGGTCGTGACCTCTGCGCCCACCACGCTGCCACCCGAATCGGTGGCCCGGCTCAAGGCCCTCTACGACCGCCTCGAGGAGGACTCCGCACCCGGCACCCACTCGCCCGAATACTCGCAGCGCATCGAACAACTCAAGACCCGCCGCGACGAACTGCGGGCGCTGCAGCGGGGGGCGCTGACCGCGGCGCAGGCCGAAGTGTTGCGGGCCCGCAACGAAAAGGGGCAGGACCCGCACGTCGTCGACCGTGTACTCGAGCGTCTCGACCGCCTGTCCTCGGCGAGCAACACGCAGACTTTCCACCACTGA
- a CDS encoding DNA cytosine methyltransferase: protein MVGLFAGIGGLELGLREHGWNTELLCEIDPGAQAVLRTRFADVPVHSDVTKLRSLPQDIELVAAGFPCQDLSQAGRTAGITGARSGLVDEVFRLVKRKKGPRWLLIENVPFMLQLGRGAAMRHITDALEDLGYMWAYRVVDARAFGLPQRRQRVLMLASRTEDPRAVLFGEDAGERPVDDPTDFPCGFYWTEGTRGLGWAVNAVPTLKGGSSVGIASPPAVRLPSGEIVTPGLVDAERLQGFDPDWTAPAALVPGLRNSHRWKLVGNAVSVRMASWVGRRLLDPAEYERGIETPMKPGDAWPVAAWGSNRQAFRVHTSTWPVQEPYEDLSGFLEDTRLLSARATAGFLKRARMGNLRFVPGFIDDVESHLDRMGGFPEAAA from the coding sequence ATGGTGGGCCTGTTCGCCGGTATCGGCGGGCTCGAGTTGGGTCTGAGGGAGCACGGCTGGAACACCGAACTGCTCTGTGAGATCGACCCGGGCGCCCAGGCGGTTCTGCGTACCCGATTCGCGGACGTCCCAGTGCATTCCGACGTCACCAAGCTGCGTTCCCTCCCCCAGGACATCGAACTCGTCGCCGCCGGATTCCCCTGCCAGGACCTCTCCCAGGCCGGCCGGACCGCAGGCATCACCGGTGCACGGTCCGGTCTCGTCGACGAGGTGTTCCGGTTGGTGAAGCGGAAGAAGGGCCCTCGCTGGCTCCTGATCGAGAACGTTCCGTTCATGCTGCAACTGGGTCGCGGGGCGGCTATGAGGCACATCACGGACGCCCTCGAGGACCTCGGTTACATGTGGGCGTACCGGGTCGTCGACGCGCGCGCCTTCGGACTCCCCCAGCGCCGGCAGCGGGTCCTGATGCTCGCCTCCCGCACGGAGGATCCCCGCGCGGTCCTGTTCGGGGAGGACGCCGGGGAACGCCCCGTCGACGACCCCACCGACTTCCCGTGCGGTTTCTACTGGACGGAGGGCACCCGCGGCCTCGGGTGGGCGGTCAACGCGGTGCCGACGCTCAAGGGCGGTTCGTCCGTCGGGATCGCAAGTCCGCCCGCCGTGCGACTGCCGTCGGGAGAGATCGTTACCCCGGGACTGGTGGACGCGGAACGCCTGCAAGGCTTCGACCCCGACTGGACGGCGCCCGCCGCGCTGGTTCCCGGTCTGCGCAACAGTCATCGGTGGAAGCTCGTCGGCAACGCGGTGAGTGTGCGGATGGCGTCGTGGGTCGGTCGGCGGCTGCTCGACCCGGCCGAGTACGAGCGGGGCATCGAGACACCGATGAAGCCCGGCGACGCGTGGCCCGTCGCGGCGTGGGGAAGCAACCGTCAGGCCTTCCGCGTGCACACGTCGACGTGGCCGGTGCAGGAGCCGTACGAGGATCTCAGCGGGTTTCTGGAGGACACCCGGCTGCTGTCGGCGCGCGCGACCGCCGGGTTCCTGAAACGGGCCCGGATGGGCAATCTGCGTTTCGTGCCCGGGTTCATCGACGACGTCGAGAGCCACCTCGACCGCATGGGCGGCTTCCCCGAGGCCGCCGCGTAG
- a CDS encoding very short patch repair endonuclease, with product MPATDPATSARMRAQRRRDTAPELALRRELHRRGVRYFVDRAPMKGVRRRADLVFPRRKVAVYVDGCFWHSCPQHATFPKNNAQWWAEKLAGNVTRDRDTDSTLTDAGWTVVRIWEHENPVVAADRVQAALRR from the coding sequence ATGCCCGCCACCGACCCCGCGACCAGCGCCCGGATGCGGGCGCAGCGGCGTCGCGACACGGCACCCGAACTCGCGTTGCGCCGCGAACTGCACCGCCGCGGGGTCCGGTACTTCGTGGACCGGGCGCCGATGAAGGGGGTTCGGCGGCGCGCCGACCTGGTGTTTCCGCGACGCAAGGTGGCCGTGTACGTGGACGGGTGTTTCTGGCACAGCTGCCCGCAGCACGCCACGTTTCCGAAGAACAACGCGCAGTGGTGGGCCGAGAAGCTCGCCGGGAACGTGACCCGCGACCGGGACACCGACTCGACGCTGACCGACGCCGGGTGGACGGTGGTGCGGATCTGGGAGCACGAGAATCCGGTGGTCGCTGCGGACCGGGTTCAGGCCGCCCTGCGTCGCTGA
- a CDS encoding class I SAM-dependent methyltransferase: MTHEHAPDTTDFLSQEFWDERYRSSTAVWSGNPNPRLVEQVADVTPGSALDVGSGEGADAIWLAARGWTVTGVDVSTVALDRAAARAAEAGADVADRTTWEQADILSWEPPARRFDLVSAHFMHLPGPAREALHRRLAEAVRPGGHLLIVGHHPSDLETSVGRPNVPDMLFTPEQVAAVLDRAEWEILVSAVPSRDARDPDGRPVTIHDTVLHAVRRA; encoded by the coding sequence ATGACCCACGAGCACGCACCGGACACGACCGATTTCCTCAGCCAGGAGTTCTGGGACGAGCGCTACCGCTCGAGCACCGCGGTGTGGAGCGGCAACCCCAACCCGCGCCTCGTCGAGCAGGTCGCGGACGTGACCCCGGGCAGCGCCCTGGACGTCGGCAGCGGCGAGGGTGCCGACGCGATCTGGCTCGCTGCCCGCGGGTGGACCGTCACCGGAGTCGACGTGTCCACGGTCGCGTTGGACCGCGCCGCCGCCCGGGCCGCCGAGGCCGGTGCCGATGTCGCGGACCGGACGACGTGGGAGCAGGCCGACATCCTGTCGTGGGAGCCGCCTGCCCGCCGATTCGACCTGGTGTCGGCGCATTTCATGCATCTGCCCGGACCTGCCCGCGAGGCCCTGCACCGTCGTCTGGCGGAGGCGGTCCGGCCCGGCGGGCACCTGCTGATCGTCGGACATCACCCGTCCGATCTGGAGACGTCCGTGGGGCGGCCCAATGTTCCCGACATGCTGTTCACCCCGGAACAGGTCGCGGCCGTGCTGGACCGCGCGGAGTGGGAAATTCTCGTGTCGGCGGTCCCGTCCCGCGACGCGCGCGACCCCGACGGCCGGCCCGTCACGATCCACGACACCGTCCTGCACGCGGTTCGCCGGGCCTGA
- a CDS encoding nitroreductase family deazaflavin-dependent oxidoreductase, protein MADLFVKTLQLHQFVYEHSHGWVGHRLLFGMPTLLLRSVGRKSGQPRTSALTYGRDGASYLVVASKGGAPTSPAWMHNVLAAPTCEIQVGREHITVAARKVLPGEPDYDRMWTKMNEINHGRYRDYQKKTDRPIPVIALTPNR, encoded by the coding sequence GTGGCCGATCTGTTCGTGAAAACCCTTCAGCTGCACCAGTTCGTCTACGAACACAGCCACGGCTGGGTGGGGCATCGGTTGCTGTTCGGGATGCCGACGCTGTTGCTGCGCAGCGTCGGCCGGAAGTCCGGTCAGCCGCGCACGTCCGCGTTGACCTACGGCCGCGACGGCGCGAGCTATCTGGTCGTCGCGTCGAAGGGCGGTGCGCCCACGTCGCCGGCGTGGATGCACAACGTGCTCGCTGCCCCGACCTGCGAGATCCAGGTGGGCCGCGAACACATCACCGTGGCGGCGCGGAAAGTGCTTCCGGGCGAACCGGATTACGACCGGATGTGGACGAAGATGAACGAGATCAACCACGGCCGGTACCGCGACTACCAGAAGAAGACGGACCGCCCGATTCCCGTCATCGCGCTGACCCCGAACCGCTGA
- a CDS encoding NAD(P)H-binding protein codes for MTILVTGATGNIGRMLVDHLLARGAPDVRALTNHPDKAQLPDSVTVVEGYLRRLDSLPAAFDGVDSLYLAPTPDTAPDALRLAKQAGVRHVVDLSGPHDGHWGDVARAVEASGIEWTHLWPGEFMENAGILAPQIAAGDTVREPYPTAANAPIAMDDIAEVAAVALLDDGHVGKSYELTGPATITRADLVRELGAALGRNIEYRQVPLDEAVDVLTPAMGEYSRWYLEGMASLVDAPQQANRLVEQLTGRPATTFAQWASAHADEFSGSGSAR; via the coding sequence ATGACGATTCTCGTGACGGGGGCAACCGGGAACATCGGCCGAATGCTCGTCGACCACCTGCTCGCGCGGGGTGCGCCGGACGTCCGGGCCCTCACGAATCATCCTGACAAGGCGCAACTTCCGGATTCGGTCACCGTCGTCGAGGGATACCTCCGCAGACTCGACAGCCTGCCCGCGGCGTTCGACGGCGTCGATTCCCTCTACCTCGCACCGACTCCCGACACCGCCCCGGACGCACTGCGCCTGGCGAAGCAGGCCGGAGTCCGGCACGTCGTCGACCTCTCCGGCCCCCACGACGGCCATTGGGGTGACGTCGCACGCGCCGTCGAGGCGTCCGGCATCGAATGGACACACCTGTGGCCCGGCGAGTTCATGGAGAACGCGGGAATCCTGGCACCGCAGATCGCCGCAGGCGACACCGTGCGTGAGCCCTACCCGACGGCGGCGAACGCGCCGATCGCCATGGACGACATCGCCGAGGTTGCGGCCGTCGCCCTCCTCGACGACGGGCACGTCGGAAAATCGTACGAACTGACCGGTCCCGCGACGATCACCCGCGCCGACCTCGTCCGGGAACTGGGCGCCGCCCTCGGCCGGAACATCGAGTACCGGCAGGTGCCGCTGGACGAGGCGGTGGACGTCCTGACACCGGCGATGGGGGAGTACTCCCGCTGGTACCTGGAGGGGATGGCGAGCCTGGTCGACGCCCCGCAGCAGGCGAACCGCCTCGTCGAGCAACTCACCGGCCGCCCGGCGACCACGTTCGCGCAGTGGGCGTCGGCGCACGCCGACGAGTTCAGCGGTTCGGGGTCAGCGCGATGA
- a CDS encoding serine hydrolase domain-containing protein, with protein sequence MTAQVVTKTNRRRGLAAVAAALLLVVTAACSDDSSSTGTSATSTTTQAESPGAEAGAAQIDPGVADRLNEAIEKTMSMAAIPGAIVGVWGPDGDYVKAFGVADKSTGAPMETDFYHRIGSVTKTFTVTGLLQLVDEDKVALDDPISKYVEGVPAGDQITLRQLARMQSGLPNYTANKDFQQALLSDPMREFTPPELLGYAFTQPASFPPGQGFEYSNTNTVLLGLVVEKVSGMPLPEYVSQKILQPLKLADTSFPTTNAFPEPHAQGYTEQTLDEKEAVATDWNPSWGWAAGAMISTLDDLRIWAPALATGTLLQPATQAQRLETVTAPGLASDVGYGLGIFDIAGWIGHNGSLPGYQTVCMYLPETETTVAIMLNTDIPYEDSEPSTALAGAVTEVISPEHIYRLRPEVQNPDASSPATPTPSETPAQAPSTTPAPPTS encoded by the coding sequence ATGACAGCTCAGGTCGTGACCAAGACGAATCGGCGACGAGGCCTCGCGGCGGTCGCGGCAGCATTGCTGCTGGTGGTGACGGCGGCGTGCTCCGACGACTCCTCCTCCACGGGCACCTCCGCGACCTCGACGACGACGCAGGCGGAATCGCCGGGTGCCGAGGCGGGCGCCGCGCAGATCGACCCCGGTGTCGCGGACCGACTGAACGAGGCGATCGAGAAGACGATGTCGATGGCGGCGATTCCCGGCGCGATCGTCGGCGTGTGGGGTCCCGACGGCGACTACGTGAAGGCGTTCGGTGTCGCCGACAAGTCGACGGGCGCGCCGATGGAGACCGACTTCTATCACCGGATCGGCAGTGTGACAAAGACGTTCACGGTCACGGGTCTGCTGCAACTGGTCGACGAAGACAAGGTGGCCCTCGACGACCCGATCTCGAAATACGTGGAGGGTGTGCCCGCGGGAGACCAGATCACGCTGCGCCAGCTGGCGCGGATGCAGAGCGGGCTGCCCAACTACACAGCCAACAAGGACTTCCAGCAGGCGTTGCTCTCCGACCCGATGAGGGAATTCACGCCGCCAGAACTGCTGGGTTACGCGTTCACGCAGCCCGCGTCCTTCCCGCCCGGTCAGGGATTCGAGTATTCGAACACGAACACCGTCCTGCTGGGGCTCGTCGTCGAGAAGGTCAGCGGAATGCCGCTCCCGGAGTACGTCTCGCAGAAGATCCTCCAGCCGCTGAAGCTGGCGGACACCAGCTTCCCGACCACCAACGCGTTCCCCGAACCGCACGCGCAGGGCTACACCGAGCAGACCCTGGACGAGAAGGAAGCCGTCGCCACCGACTGGAATCCGTCCTGGGGATGGGCGGCAGGCGCCATGATCTCCACCCTCGACGACCTGCGCATCTGGGCGCCCGCGCTGGCCACCGGAACACTGCTGCAGCCGGCCACGCAGGCGCAGCGGCTCGAGACGGTGACCGCGCCGGGTCTGGCGTCCGACGTCGGCTACGGCCTGGGCATCTTCGACATCGCGGGCTGGATCGGGCACAACGGCAGCCTCCCCGGCTACCAGACGGTGTGCATGTACCTGCCCGAGACGGAGACCACGGTCGCGATCATGCTCAACACCGACATCCCCTACGAGGACAGCGAACCGAGCACGGCGCTGGCGGGAGCCGTCACCGAAGTCATCTCGCCCGAACACATCTACCGCCTCCGGCCGGAGGTGCAGAACCCGGACGCGTCGTCCCCCGCCACACCGACGCCGTCGGAGACTCCGGCGCAGGCGCCGTCCACGACCCCCGCCCCGCCGACCAGCTGA
- a CDS encoding MFS transporter: MTRTETTQAPARATLTLATLILVAAVANLNLSVANVALPDIGRAFDASQTQLNLIAVAYSLGLAASVLYLGALGDRYGRKQMLVLGMALSLPASAIAGFAGNFEILFLARVLGGVSAGLAFPTTLAIITALWSGPPRTKAIALWSALGGAISSLGPIVSGALLEQFHWGSVFLVTLPLAGLALVSAILWVPAHVNETTDPVDNLGGIISVVFIAALILAINFAPVDGSGALAVGLGLIALAAGAAFFLQQRRAAHPLFDLHVAARPTFWVAAVGGVIVFGALMGAMFIGQQFLQNVLEYSTLAAGSAIIPAAVAMVVVAPRSAKLIESHGSRFTLLLGYLFVVLGLVVALVWWDENATYWWVALAYAFVGIGVGFAGTPASRSLTGSVPVSRAGMASGTSDLQRDLGGAIMQSILGAVLTAGYAKSLSATIASSPDADQINAETQAALTKSYSSAEVLAERYPQYAEQIIAAARNAFLDGDDRAYLAAILVVCAGAVVVFFFYPRRDKEKRLLAEYATESAQ, from the coding sequence ATGACTCGAACCGAAACGACGCAGGCGCCGGCCCGGGCGACGCTGACCCTCGCGACCCTTATCCTCGTCGCCGCCGTCGCCAACCTGAACCTGTCCGTCGCGAACGTCGCGCTCCCCGACATCGGCCGCGCATTCGACGCGAGTCAGACGCAGCTGAACCTCATCGCCGTGGCCTACTCCCTCGGGCTGGCCGCGTCGGTCCTCTACCTCGGGGCGCTCGGCGACCGCTACGGGCGCAAGCAGATGCTGGTGCTCGGCATGGCGCTGTCGCTGCCGGCGTCGGCGATCGCGGGGTTCGCCGGTAACTTCGAAATACTGTTCCTCGCACGCGTTCTCGGCGGCGTCTCCGCCGGGCTCGCGTTCCCCACCACCCTCGCGATCATCACCGCGCTGTGGTCGGGACCGCCCCGCACCAAGGCGATCGCACTGTGGTCGGCTCTCGGTGGCGCGATCTCCTCGCTCGGGCCGATCGTGTCGGGGGCGCTCCTCGAGCAGTTCCATTGGGGCTCGGTGTTCCTCGTGACGCTTCCGCTCGCCGGCCTCGCCCTCGTCAGCGCCATCCTGTGGGTGCCCGCCCACGTCAACGAAACGACCGATCCCGTCGACAATCTCGGCGGCATCATCTCCGTCGTCTTCATCGCCGCCCTCATCCTCGCGATCAATTTCGCGCCCGTGGACGGCTCCGGGGCACTCGCCGTCGGTCTCGGCCTGATCGCCCTCGCCGCGGGCGCCGCGTTCTTCCTGCAGCAACGGCGGGCGGCGCACCCACTGTTCGATCTGCACGTCGCCGCCCGACCGACGTTCTGGGTGGCCGCCGTCGGCGGGGTGATCGTGTTCGGCGCGTTGATGGGAGCGATGTTCATCGGGCAGCAGTTCCTCCAGAACGTGCTCGAGTACTCCACGCTCGCCGCCGGATCCGCGATCATCCCGGCCGCCGTCGCGATGGTCGTCGTCGCACCCCGCTCCGCGAAACTCATCGAATCGCACGGCTCCCGGTTCACCCTGCTCCTCGGCTACCTGTTCGTCGTCCTCGGACTGGTCGTCGCGCTGGTGTGGTGGGACGAGAACGCGACGTACTGGTGGGTCGCGCTGGCCTACGCGTTCGTCGGCATCGGGGTCGGGTTCGCGGGAACCCCGGCGTCGCGGTCGCTGACCGGGTCGGTGCCGGTGTCGCGGGCGGGCATGGCGTCGGGCACCTCCGACCTTCAACGCGACCTCGGTGGCGCGATCATGCAGTCGATCCTCGGCGCGGTGCTCACCGCCGGTTACGCGAAGTCGCTGTCCGCCACGATCGCCTCGTCGCCGGACGCCGACCAGATCAACGCGGAAACCCAAGCGGCGCTCACGAAGTCGTACTCCAGCGCCGAGGTGCTCGCGGAACGCTATCCGCAGTACGCCGAGCAGATCATCGCGGCCGCCCGCAACGCCTTCCTGGACGGCGACGACCGCGCGTACCTCGCCGCGATCCTGGTGGTGTGCGCCGGGGCCGTGGTTGTGTTCTTCTTCTACCCGCGCCGCGACAAGGAGAAGCGACTGCTGGCCGAGTACGCGACCGAGAGTGCGCAGTAG
- a CDS encoding cation:proton antiporter — protein sequence MPSVGASLFWIVACAVIAPLLAGLFPRKLVPEVVLLLVAGIVIGPHVFDLAVAGSEIDLLRELGLGLLFLLAGYEIDTAEITGRGGRRALLTWLISLALAFTVVSLLSLAHVVDAGTAVAIAMTSTALGTLLPILRDAGGLDTRLGRTILNHGAFGELGPVVAMAVLLGSRGSVASIVVLGLFTAAAVLVAFIPARVRREGSRITAIIRSGSETTSQTTVRLTMLLLVALTVLAAEFGLDTILGAFAAGFILRRATPEGDETLETKLDGLAFGFLIPIFFVTSGMAIDVAAVASEPGVLIAFVLLILLVRSGPVYFAGRFDRGADGTDPPFTVRERTQLALYAGTGLPLIVAVTGVAVDSGDMTPANASVLVAAGAITVLLFPLAASLLASTPEPVADPTVPGTRGDTNPGSRP from the coding sequence ATGCCTTCCGTGGGAGCCTCGCTTTTCTGGATCGTGGCCTGCGCGGTGATCGCCCCGCTGCTCGCCGGGCTGTTCCCCCGGAAGCTGGTGCCCGAGGTCGTGCTCCTCCTCGTCGCCGGGATCGTCATCGGCCCGCACGTCTTCGACCTCGCGGTCGCGGGCAGCGAGATCGACCTGCTGCGCGAACTGGGGCTGGGACTGTTGTTCCTGCTGGCCGGCTACGAGATCGACACGGCCGAGATCACCGGTCGCGGCGGCAGGCGGGCGCTGCTGACGTGGCTGATCTCGCTGGCGCTGGCGTTCACGGTGGTGTCGCTGCTGAGCCTGGCCCACGTGGTCGACGCGGGGACGGCGGTGGCCATCGCGATGACGTCGACCGCGCTCGGCACGCTCCTGCCGATCCTCCGGGACGCGGGCGGACTCGACACCCGGCTGGGCCGGACGATTCTCAATCACGGCGCGTTCGGCGAACTCGGACCCGTCGTCGCGATGGCGGTGCTGCTCGGGTCGCGGGGGTCGGTGGCGTCGATCGTGGTCCTCGGGCTGTTCACGGCCGCGGCGGTGCTGGTCGCGTTCATCCCCGCCCGTGTGCGGCGCGAGGGCTCCCGGATCACGGCGATCATCCGGTCGGGGTCGGAGACGACGTCGCAGACGACGGTCCGGCTGACGATGCTGCTTCTCGTCGCACTCACCGTGCTCGCGGCGGAGTTCGGGCTCGACACCATCCTCGGAGCGTTCGCGGCGGGATTCATCCTGCGGCGCGCCACACCCGAGGGCGACGAGACCCTCGAAACCAAACTCGACGGCCTGGCGTTCGGTTTCCTGATTCCGATCTTCTTCGTGACGTCGGGTATGGCCATCGACGTCGCCGCCGTGGCGTCCGAACCCGGCGTCCTCATCGCGTTCGTCCTGCTGATCCTGCTGGTGCGGTCGGGACCGGTCTACTTCGCCGGAAGATTCGACCGCGGCGCCGACGGCACCGACCCACCCTTCACCGTCCGTGAACGCACCCAGCTGGCGCTGTACGCGGGAACCGGTCTGCCGCTGATCGTCGCCGTCACCGGAGTGGCCGTCGACTCGGGCGACATGACGCCCGCCAATGCCTCCGTGCTCGTCGCGGCGGGTGCGATCACCGTCCTCCTCTTCCCGCTCGCGGCGTCGTTGCTCGCGTCGACCCCCGAACCGGTCGCCGACCCGACCGTCCCGGGCACACGAGGAGACACGAACCCCGGGAGCAGACCATGA
- a CDS encoding DUF6325 family protein — MSISAEDVGPVAFLFLTFPGERADPAVIDTFREVVAQGVITILDLVFVSKGADGTLSQVEVDEDLDSIGLAALSLEAKALISDEDLEVVRESLEPGTSAVALVYEQTWARKLAAASRHAGGEVALHLHIPREVVEAAIAAAV; from the coding sequence ATGTCGATTTCAGCTGAAGATGTCGGTCCGGTCGCGTTCCTGTTCCTCACCTTTCCGGGTGAGCGGGCCGATCCCGCGGTGATCGACACGTTCCGCGAGGTGGTCGCCCAGGGCGTGATCACGATCCTCGATCTCGTGTTCGTCTCCAAGGGGGCGGACGGCACACTGAGCCAGGTGGAGGTGGACGAGGATCTCGACAGCATCGGACTCGCCGCCCTGTCCCTCGAAGCCAAGGCGCTGATCAGCGACGAGGATCTCGAGGTGGTACGCGAGTCACTGGAGCCGGGCACGTCGGCGGTGGCGCTCGTGTACGAGCAGACGTGGGCGCGCAAGCTCGCGGCCGCGTCCCGGCACGCCGGCGGCGAGGTGGCTCTGCACCTGCACATCCCGCGCGAGGTGGTCGAGGCGGCTATCGCCGCCGCGGTCTGA
- a CDS encoding SHOCT domain-containing protein, whose amino-acid sequence MVFRGPRRMGRPGLLGTVARTAVITGTARATSNAMNRRAANKDAEQQARIDEAAQQQYAEQQAAQQQAPPPPPPAPAGGDLVSRLQELAGLKEAGVLTDEEFAAAKAKLLGS is encoded by the coding sequence ATGGTTTTCAGGGGTCCACGCCGCATGGGACGTCCCGGGCTGCTCGGCACGGTGGCCCGGACGGCGGTCATCACCGGCACCGCGCGGGCGACGTCGAACGCGATGAACCGGCGCGCCGCCAACAAGGATGCGGAGCAACAGGCCCGGATCGACGAGGCGGCGCAGCAGCAGTACGCGGAACAGCAAGCAGCGCAACAGCAGGCACCTCCGCCTCCGCCGCCAGCGCCGGCCGGAGGCGACCTGGTGTCCCGCCTTCAGGAACTCGCCGGCCTGAAGGAGGCCGGCGTGCTCACGGACGAGGAATTCGCGGCGGCGAAGGCGAAACTGCTCGGGTCCTGA